The following proteins come from a genomic window of Paenibacillus sp. CAA11:
- a CDS encoding carbohydrate ABC transporter permease, protein MNSVFSNKTAIAIFVLPTLLIFCAIVLVPIFVSSYYSVLDWNGVGKGTFIGLHNYVEMFTDSRALNSMKNSLLFAAASIFIQLPISLLLALILASNVKGEGFYRTVYFIPVLISTVVIAQLWSKIYNADYGLLNSLLKSVGLSDLAQDWLGQKKTALIASFIPTLWQYIGYHMLLMYAGAKSISQDIFEAAKIDGASRVRTAFLITIPLMKPILKVCLVFSVIGAFKVFDLIYVLTGGGPFYSTEVPSTLMYTTIFDTYRYGYGSAISVFIIAECLVFTIIINKFFKTE, encoded by the coding sequence ATGAATTCTGTATTTTCTAATAAAACAGCCATTGCTATATTTGTTCTTCCTACCCTTCTCATCTTTTGTGCTATTGTGTTAGTTCCGATCTTCGTCTCCAGTTATTATAGTGTGCTGGATTGGAATGGTGTCGGCAAAGGCACATTTATCGGACTTCACAACTATGTTGAGATGTTCACGGATTCAAGGGCATTAAATTCCATGAAAAATTCCTTGTTGTTTGCAGCAGCCTCTATTTTTATTCAATTGCCCATCTCTTTGTTGCTTGCGCTTATCCTCGCTTCCAACGTTAAGGGAGAGGGGTTTTACCGTACGGTATATTTTATTCCCGTATTGATCTCCACTGTAGTTATCGCTCAGCTCTGGTCTAAAATCTATAATGCGGATTATGGTCTTTTGAATTCATTGCTGAAAAGCGTAGGTCTTTCCGATCTGGCGCAGGATTGGCTTGGACAGAAGAAAACGGCACTTATCGCTTCGTTTATTCCTACCTTGTGGCAGTATATCGGCTATCATATGCTGCTTATGTATGCTGGTGCAAAGTCGATATCGCAGGACATTTTTGAAGCTGCCAAAATTGACGGGGCTTCCCGCGTGCGTACGGCCTTCTTGATCACAATTCCGCTAATGAAGCCTATTCTTAAAGTATGCCTTGTCTTTTCGGTCATTGGTGCATTCAAAGTGTTTGATCTGATTTATGTACTGACAGGTGGCGGCCCCTTTTATAGCACCGAAGTACCGAGCACTTTAATGTATACAACGATTTTCGATACTTACCGATACGGCTATGGCAGTGCAATATCCGTCTTCATTATCGCGGAATGTTTAGTATTCACAATTATCATTAATAAATTTTTCAAAACAGAATAG
- a CDS encoding extracellular solute-binding protein has translation MKALIKRTFGIILAVGLAGSIAACSSESADSTPSNESDSIKLTLWDQSVGNTDPSAKLLPQIIEKWNSEHPGIQIERTGTTGEQYKTKIKTSIAAGEAPDIFYGMGGGSFMQPYIDSGNVLEITSYLTDDIKSRMGPGMAKAIENNGKIYTLPVYTHIANLYVNTELFEKAGAKLPTTYSELLDAVDKLKAAGITPALIGEKDRWPGMYWYDIIAMRQAGNAAVMEAFKDPSKWNSPDFVAAATKMQELAKKGAFNTSMFSMSYDEMLGAFNAGSGAMMFQANWVNAGIEDPSSAVKGKVKVIPFPVFEDGKGKNTEIFGGAVDGFYVSKNTKHPKEAVEFLKYLSEQLGTKGYLAGAGLPSWNTDGLDTSGLSTLDLSSADIMKTATSFIAWWDNILPADSAEAHKNLIAQLLAGDITPEQFCKQMAQLKPTELSL, from the coding sequence ATGAAAGCGTTAATAAAAAGAACGTTCGGCATCATTTTGGCTGTAGGACTGGCAGGGAGCATCGCGGCTTGTTCGTCTGAATCAGCAGATAGCACGCCATCTAATGAAAGCGATTCCATCAAGCTGACACTCTGGGACCAGTCTGTAGGCAACACGGACCCGTCTGCAAAATTATTGCCGCAAATCATCGAGAAATGGAACAGCGAACACCCCGGCATTCAAATTGAACGAACAGGTACGACAGGGGAGCAATATAAGACCAAAATTAAAACATCTATCGCTGCAGGTGAAGCTCCAGACATCTTCTATGGTATGGGCGGGGGCAGCTTTATGCAGCCCTATATTGACTCCGGTAATGTTCTTGAAATTACTAGCTATTTAACAGACGATATCAAATCCAGAATGGGTCCAGGCATGGCGAAAGCCATTGAAAACAACGGGAAAATTTATACACTGCCTGTCTACACCCATATCGCGAATCTGTATGTGAATACTGAATTATTTGAAAAAGCGGGGGCTAAGCTGCCCACAACCTATTCGGAACTGCTTGATGCCGTGGATAAATTAAAAGCGGCGGGAATTACACCGGCTCTGATCGGAGAGAAGGATCGGTGGCCCGGCATGTATTGGTACGATATCATTGCAATGCGCCAGGCAGGCAATGCGGCGGTTATGGAAGCATTTAAGGATCCTTCGAAATGGAATTCGCCGGACTTTGTGGCGGCAGCAACGAAAATGCAAGAGCTGGCAAAGAAAGGCGCATTTAACACCAGCATGTTCAGCATGAGTTATGATGAAATGCTTGGCGCATTTAATGCAGGGAGCGGGGCCATGATGTTCCAAGCCAACTGGGTGAATGCGGGGATAGAAGATCCGTCCTCGGCCGTCAAAGGTAAGGTCAAGGTCATTCCCTTCCCTGTCTTTGAGGATGGTAAGGGCAAAAACACTGAAATATTTGGCGGAGCTGTAGACGGCTTCTATGTCAGCAAAAACACCAAGCATCCCAAAGAAGCTGTTGAATTCCTTAAGTACCTGAGTGAACAACTTGGCACGAAAGGGTATCTAGCTGGTGCAGGGCTCCCAAGCTGGAATACGGACGGACTTGATACCTCTGGGCTTTCCACGCTTGACCTGTCTAGCGCAGATATTATGAAAACAGCGACTTCGTTTATTGCATGGTGGGATAACATTCTCCCTGCTGACTCCGCAGAAGCCCATAAAAACTTAATTGCGCAGCTTTTGGCAGGCGACATAACCCCTGAACAATTCTGCAAACAGATGGCACAGCTTAAACCGACAGAACTAAGCCTCTGA
- a CDS encoding carbohydrate ABC transporter permease, whose product MSTAEVVLPKKPQYIGRILLQGMLVLVAITQIYPLIWLAFFSLKDNSEIFSGDVVGLPKKFLWSNYTKALSDGHVLTYFFNSVLVTAVSIILVLILSSMTGYAITRMNWKLSNLTMTTILLGMMVPIHAALLPLFMVLKSLSLLNSYWSLIIPYVAFGIPMAVFILGSFFRGIPRELEEAAVMDGCGIYRTFFSIILPLVRPAIATVAIFTFLSCWNELMFAVTFINKTSYQTLTVGMMSMVGTYITQWGIIGAGLMITTIPTIVIYLLLNKQVQKSMIAGAIKG is encoded by the coding sequence GTGAGTACTGCCGAAGTGGTGTTACCCAAAAAACCACAATATATTGGAAGAATATTGCTGCAGGGGATGCTAGTCCTTGTTGCGATCACGCAGATATATCCACTCATTTGGCTGGCCTTTTTCTCACTTAAGGACAATAGCGAGATATTCAGCGGGGATGTGGTGGGACTCCCTAAGAAATTTCTCTGGAGTAACTATACCAAGGCCTTGTCGGATGGTCATGTATTAACTTATTTTTTCAATAGTGTGCTGGTAACAGCGGTATCTATTATCCTTGTGTTGATCCTATCCTCTATGACAGGTTACGCGATCACGAGAATGAACTGGAAGTTAAGCAATTTAACCATGACGACGATTCTGCTTGGGATGATGGTACCCATTCATGCAGCCTTGCTGCCTTTGTTTATGGTCTTGAAAAGCTTAAGTTTGCTGAACAGTTATTGGTCATTGATTATCCCTTATGTTGCGTTTGGAATTCCGATGGCCGTGTTTATTCTTGGCAGCTTTTTTAGAGGGATTCCCCGAGAGCTGGAGGAAGCCGCTGTCATGGACGGATGCGGCATCTATCGAACATTCTTCTCCATTATATTACCATTGGTTCGGCCTGCCATAGCTACGGTCGCGATCTTTACGTTCCTTTCCTGCTGGAATGAGCTGATGTTCGCAGTCACATTCATTAACAAGACTTCCTATCAGACACTGACGGTGGGGATGATGTCGATGGTAGGAACTTATATTACACAGTGGGGGATCATTGGGGCAGGGCTGATGATTACAACCATTCCGACGATTGTTATTTATTTGCTGCTCAATAAACAGGTTCAGAAAAGCATGATTGCCGGCGCGATCAAGGGTTAA